GCCGGAGTCGTCGATGCCACGCCGGATCACACTCTCGTCTCCAGCGAACTCGGTCAGTACGGCGTTCGCCGCCTCGACGCCGACCAGTTCCAGCACCAGATCCGTCGCCAGGTTGCTCGACCGCGTGATCATCTCCCGGGCCAGCCAGCTCAACGGAACCTCCGAGCCGAGCTTCTCCCAGGTCGCCGGCGCCTCGTCCTCCGCGCGGTTCACCCCGAACCGCCCGCCGGCCGCCGACGCGAAGTCGTTGTGCACGGTGACCGGCTGGTCCAGCGCGAGCTCGCCCGCGTCGACCTTGCGCAGCATCGCCATCGCGACCGGCAGTTTCATCGTGCTCGCCGAGTAGTGCGGCCGCTCCGCCTCGTGCGTGAACACCGCGACGCCGTCCGTCCGGCCGAGCCAGACACCGAACGCGCCCTGGCCCTCCACCCCGCGCAGCAGGTCAGCAATTCCCATGGTCGTTACTTTTCCACATCCCGGGCAGATCTGAGGTAGCGGGCTTGCGGAGCGGACCCGCCTGGCAGACTGCCTTGCGTGTCCAGAGCACTCGGCCTGATCCTCGGCTTCGCCGCCGACCGCGTCCTCGGCGACCCGCGCCGTTTTCACCCGGTCGCGGGCTTCGGCCGAGCCGCGTCCCGGCTCGAGGGCGTCGCGTACGCCGACTCACGAGCAGCCGGTACGGCGTACGCAGCCGTGCTCGTCGGTTCGGTCACCGCCGCGGGCGTCGCCGCCGAGCGGCTCACCAAGGACCGGCCGGTCGCGCGGACGCTGGTGACGGCCGTGGCGACCTGGGCCGTCCTCGGCGGGCGGAGCCTGGAGCGCGAGGCCTCGGTCATGTCCGGCCTGCTGGAGGCGAAGAACCTTCCGGCGGCGCGCGAGCGGCTGAGTCACCTCTGCAGCCGCGACGCCACGGATCTCGATGCCGACGAGTTGGCCCGCGCGACTGTGGAATCGATCGCGGAGAACACGAGCGACGCGACGGTGGCGCCGCTCGTGTGGGGTGGGCTGTTCGGTGTGCCGGGGTTGGTCGGCTATCGCGCGGCTAACACGCTCGATGCGATGGTTGGGTACAAGTCGGGGCGTTATCTCAGGTTCGGTTGGGCTTCGGCGCGGTTCGATGATCTGGTCAACCTGGTGCCTGCTCGGGTCTGTGCGGTGCTGACTGGGCTGGCGTCAGGGCGGCCGCGCGAGGCCTGGCGGATCTGGCGGCGCGACGCCGGCGGACATCCGAGCCCGAACGCGGGACCGGTCGAGGCGTCGTTCGCCGGCGCGCTCGACCTGCGGCTCGGCGGGACCAACACGTACGGCGAGGAGATCGAGGACCGCGGCACGCTCGGTGACGGGCTCCGGCCGGGCGTCGCCGACGTCCGCCGTACGGCCGTGCTCGCGAGGAGAGTGTCGTACGGCGCGGCAGCCGTCGCGGCGATTCTGGCGATCGCGGGCAAGCAGGTCGCGGGCAGGCAGCTCGCGAGCGAGCAGGTCGCGCGGCGGCGTACCGGACGGGGAGCACGATGAGTCTGAGCCAGCGGCCGCTGCGGATCGCGCTGATCCGGCACGGCGAGTCGGTCGCCAACCTGGACAAGTCGGTCTACGAGACACTGCCCGACCACTCCGTCCCGCTGACTCCGCACGGGCACGAGCAGGCGGCCGAAGCGGGCAAGCACCTGCGCACGCTGTTCGAGGACGAGCCGGTCCGCGTCTACGTGTCGCCGTACCTGCGGGCCTTGCAGACGCTCGACTCGCTCGGGCTGGACGACCTGATCGGTATCGCCCGGGAGGAACCGCGGCTGCGCGAGCAGGACTGGGCGAACTTCCAGGACACCGAGGACATCGAGCGGCAGGAGCAGTTGCGCGACTCGTACGGGCACTTCTTCTACCGGTTCACCCACGGCGAGTCGGGCTCG
The Kribbella italica DNA segment above includes these coding regions:
- a CDS encoding serine hydrolase; the encoded protein is MGIADLLRGVEGQGAFGVWLGRTDGVAVFTHEAERPHYSASTMKLPVAMAMLRKVDAGELALDQPVTVHNDFASAAGGRFGVNRAEDEAPATWEKLGSEVPLSWLAREMITRSSNLATDLVLELVGVEAANAVLTEFAGDESVIRRGIDDSGAQQAGISNLMTPAGLAGVLGAVGNQYLRDLLAANEWNGEIPAGVPDGTRVEHKNGWDLRIRHDGGIVRPADADPFVLVVCTTSDLPDRDAQQLIAAIAAEAWQHRHDLGAVR
- a CDS encoding cobalamin biosynthesis protein yields the protein MSRALGLILGFAADRVLGDPRRFHPVAGFGRAASRLEGVAYADSRAAGTAYAAVLVGSVTAAGVAAERLTKDRPVARTLVTAVATWAVLGGRSLEREASVMSGLLEAKNLPAARERLSHLCSRDATDLDADELARATVESIAENTSDATVAPLVWGGLFGVPGLVGYRAANTLDAMVGYKSGRYLRFGWASARFDDLVNLVPARVCAVLTGLASGRPREAWRIWRRDAGGHPSPNAGPVEASFAGALDLRLGGTNTYGEEIEDRGTLGDGLRPGVADVRRTAVLARRVSYGAAAVAAILAIAGKQVAGRQLASEQVARRRTGRGAR
- a CDS encoding phosphoglycerate mutase family protein; its protein translation is MSLSQRPLRIALIRHGESVANLDKSVYETLPDHSVPLTPHGHEQAAEAGKHLRTLFEDEPVRVYVSPYLRALQTLDSLGLDDLIGIAREEPRLREQDWANFQDTEDIERQEQLRDSYGHFFYRFTHGESGSDVYDRVSSFLETMHRDFETPDSPRNVLLVSHGLTMRLFCMRWFHWSVKFFETLRNPDNAETRVLLRQPNFRYKLDRPFEQWTHYEPKDGERSAWL